In one Thermanaerovibrio velox DSM 12556 genomic region, the following are encoded:
- a CDS encoding PEP/pyruvate-binding domain-containing protein, translating into MAPDDLPLEPLKFHRSDFIRFDPEPLYKDRGELIGDGKCGGKAKGLAFARAVVESSSLRDLVSFPGFSFSITTEAFFDFVEDNRLDWLYDDPSGADLESMAEALSVGEGLKRDLMRVLERAGGLPLAVRSSSLLEDSLSLSFAGKYETCFVAAGTPDQEGLNALEGAIKRVWLSLFNPSAKAYRAKHGMGDRMEAMGVLIQPVVGRRRGDLYYPELSGTVFSRVFRRPTPRVRKEDGVMRICFGLGTRTVERGNARVFYLTNPNLRPEGNTPEQIAQSSQWDFDYIDVARRAFLTGSLNNLFLKSILKNHRNAGAFIEKYSDGMLLSTLSETDGPSRPIFSFHGLPVRFRDLFDTVRRLMGLMEARMGCPVDMEFTYETEGGDMHLLQMRPLASFDEMAHVEIPSIRDDVVLLKGDRMVSNGVLEGVRHLVYVDAEAYMSNWDPARVAHAVGEMNARLKGEPYILVGPGRWGSSNPSLGVPASYAQICNCGCLVELSLPSYGMSPELSYGTHFFLDMDSDGILYLPVFDGQEGNRFNRRWFNSAPFEQGLHRAVRLYTGSFNVYLDGQGERGIVALASAD; encoded by the coding sequence GTGGCCCCGGACGATCTACCGCTTGAACCCCTGAAGTTTCATCGGTCCGACTTCATACGGTTCGACCCGGAACCCCTTTACAAGGACCGGGGTGAGCTCATAGGCGACGGGAAGTGCGGGGGCAAGGCCAAGGGCCTTGCCTTCGCCAGGGCGGTGGTGGAGTCCTCGTCCCTGCGGGATCTGGTGTCCTTCCCGGGCTTCTCGTTCTCCATCACCACCGAGGCCTTCTTCGACTTCGTGGAGGACAACCGCCTGGACTGGCTTTACGACGACCCCTCCGGGGCGGACCTTGAGAGCATGGCGGAGGCCCTCTCCGTGGGCGAGGGATTGAAGCGGGACCTGATGCGAGTGCTCGAGAGGGCCGGGGGACTGCCCTTGGCGGTCCGGTCCAGCTCCCTCCTGGAGGACTCGCTCTCCCTCTCCTTCGCCGGCAAGTACGAGACCTGTTTCGTCGCCGCCGGCACCCCCGACCAGGAGGGGCTCAACGCCCTGGAGGGGGCCATCAAGCGGGTGTGGCTCTCCCTGTTCAACCCCTCCGCCAAGGCCTACCGGGCCAAGCACGGCATGGGGGACCGGATGGAGGCCATGGGGGTGCTGATACAGCCGGTGGTGGGTCGTCGGCGGGGAGACCTCTACTACCCGGAGCTGTCAGGCACCGTCTTCTCAAGGGTCTTCCGGCGCCCCACCCCAAGGGTCCGCAAGGAGGACGGGGTCATGAGGATCTGCTTCGGCCTGGGCACCAGGACCGTGGAAAGGGGCAACGCCAGGGTCTTCTACCTCACGAACCCCAACTTGAGACCCGAGGGGAACACCCCGGAGCAGATAGCCCAGTCAAGCCAGTGGGACTTCGATTACATCGACGTGGCCAGAAGGGCCTTCCTCACCGGGTCCCTGAACAACCTGTTCCTTAAGTCCATACTCAAGAACCACCGCAACGCCGGGGCCTTCATCGAGAAGTACTCGGACGGGATGCTGCTTTCCACCCTGTCGGAGACCGACGGCCCCTCAAGGCCCATATTCTCTTTCCACGGTCTTCCGGTGCGGTTCCGGGATCTCTTCGACACTGTACGGAGGCTCATGGGGCTCATGGAGGCCCGGATGGGGTGCCCGGTGGACATGGAGTTCACCTACGAGACCGAAGGGGGCGACATGCACCTCCTGCAGATGCGGCCCTTGGCGTCCTTCGACGAGATGGCCCACGTGGAGATACCTTCCATTAGGGATGACGTGGTACTCCTCAAGGGAGACCGGATGGTGAGCAACGGGGTCCTCGAAGGGGTTCGCCACCTGGTATACGTGGACGCGGAGGCCTACATGTCCAATTGGGACCCCGCCAGGGTGGCCCACGCGGTGGGGGAGATGAACGCAAGGCTTAAGGGAGAGCCCTACATCCTGGTGGGACCTGGCAGATGGGGAAGCAGCAACCCGTCCCTGGGGGTGCCGGCCTCTTACGCCCAGATATGCAACTGCGGGTGCCTTGTGGAGCTGAGCCTCCCATCCTACGGCATGAGCCCGGAGCTTTCCTACGGCACCCACTTCTTCCTGGACATGGACAGCGACGGGATTCTTTACCTGCCGGTCTTCGACGGTCAGGAGGGCAACCGCTTCAACCGCCGGTGGTTCAACTCCGCCCCATTCGAGCAGGGGCTCCACCGGGCGGTGAGGCTTTACACCGGCTCGTTCAACGTCTACTTGGACGGCCAGGGGGAGAGGGGGATTGTGGCCCTCGCATCCGCCGATTAA